A genomic region of Stegostoma tigrinum isolate sSteTig4 chromosome 15, sSteTig4.hap1, whole genome shotgun sequence contains the following coding sequences:
- the LOC125458732 gene encoding POU domain, class 3, transcription factor 4-like yields the protein MATAASNLYLASSCSRNNMLTSHSLVHSEPPSTMQAAAAAATFRSHPSKLLASDYLPALAGNGHPLSHQWVTAVPEGSSPWAAAAAAAAIAASPLGQQDSKPGRDELQPHRHPHHHHHPHPHHHQHHHHQQQQHHQQQSQHHSPHWSGAGSGGGGAPHLYSQTAFQVNGLLEHISPPQAPGQPPQTSAVHPGLREGSEAGAELSQAGHSCLEHSDEETPTSDELEQFAKQFKQRRIKLGFTQADVGLALGTLYGNVFSQTTICRFEALQLSFKNMCKLKPLLNKWLEEADSSTGSPTSIDKIAAQGRKRKKRTSIEVSVKGALETHFLKCPKPAAQEISTLADSLQLEKEVVRVWFCNRRQKEKRMTPPGLHQQDEDDGIAG from the coding sequence ATGGCCACTGCAGCCTCCAATCTGTACCTGGCCAGCAGCTGCAGCAGAAACAACATGCTAACATCGCACTCCCTCGTCCACAGCGAGCCGCCCTCCACTATGCAAGCGGCGGCGGCGGCCGCCACTTTCCGGAGCCACCCTTCCAAACTCCTCGCCAGTGACTACCTGCCGGCTCTGGCCGGGAACGGACACCCTCTGTCGCACCAGTGGGTGACGGCTGTACCCGAGGGCAGCAGCCCGtgggcggcggcggcggcggcggcggcgatCGCGGCCAGTCCCCTGGGTCAACAGGACTCGAAGCCGGGAAGGGATGAGTTACAGCCCCACCGacacccccatcaccaccatcaccctcacccccatcaccaccaacaccatcaccaccaaCAGCAACAGCATCACCAGCAACAGAGTCAACACCACTCGCCCCACTGGAGCGGCGCGGGCAGCGGCGGAGGCGGGGCGCCGCATCTCTACTCGCAGACTGCCTTCCAAGTCAACGGGTTGTTGGAGCACATCAGCCCCCCTCAGGCTCCGGGGCAGCCCCCGCAGACCTCGGCGGTGCACCCGGGGCTGAGGGAAGGCTCCGAAGCCGGCGCCGAGTTGAGCCAAGCTGGCCATTCTTGCCTGGAGCACTCGGACGAGGAGACGCCGACCTCGGACGAGCTTGAGCAGTTCGCCAAGCAGTTCAAGCAGAGGAGGATCAAGCTGGGCTTCACCCAGGCGGACGTGGGGCTGGCCCTGGGCACCCTGTACGGCAACGTCTTCTCGCAGACCACCATCTGCAGGTTCGAGGCGCTGCAGCTCAGCTTCAAGAACATGTGTAAACTCAAGCCCTTGCTCAACAAGTGGCTGGAGGAGGCCGACTCCAGCACCGGCAGCCCCACCAGCATCGACAAGATCGCAGCCCAGGGCCGGAAACGCAAGAAGCGCACCTCCATCGAGGTGAGCGTGAAAGGAGCGCTGGAGACTCACTTCCTCAAGTGCCCCAAGCCAGCAGCCCAGGAGATCTCCACCCTGGCCGACAGCCTGCAACTGGAGAAAGAGGTGGTCAGGGTCTGGTTCTGCAACCGGAGGCAGAAGGAGAAGCGGATGACACCGCCTGGACTTCATCAGCAAGACGAG